The window ACTCATGCTGTAAAGATCATGCAAAAGCTGATAAGGAATTGGAAATGATATCCAGTTGCAGCTTGCCAGCATGAAAGGGAAAAGCTGGAAGCAGATTATGGCTTAATTCATGTTTGCTTCTAAAGTTCACTGACAATGGCAGAAAACAACTGGCCTTACACCCAATAAATAGATAAAGATCATAAAAATTGTCTACTTGCATGAAATACATCTAGCCTGCTTCAGCATGATTAattaacttcatgatttttgatGCAGCTATCTTATTCTGACAAATCAAACTACCTATGAACTCATAAGACGTAGACGCATTCCATATCTAAGGTTTGCTAGCACTCTTAAATCTTGTATTTTAAACCATTTGTTTAGTGTTGGATCTGTATTTACTGATCaacaaaatataacaaatcaaaCCACATGCTGGGTTCATTTATGGGCATTCACTTTGCATTATTTGGTGCCAGCCTTCTACTGGATGGTGCTTAGGGCACCATATTTTACTGGGAAAAGCAAATATGATTTGACCATTATTTATATGCTGATTTATTAGTCCACCAACTTTCATTGATATGCAGAGGAATTCCTGAACGAGTGTATCCATTCAATGAAGGAGTTTGCAGAAATTTATACAAATTTTGTTGTGCTCGAAGCAGCATATACAGTTTGGAAAGATTACCCACGGCAATGGAACTTGAAGACAAGTCAAGACCTTACACATGCTTAGGTTTTTTGACCTGCCGTTGTTGCTGAGGTTGTGAGGGCATTGTGATATCAATGAAAACATTTTTGCctccaaatttgttttttgatctCCATGTGAATGTGTGCCCGAGCATCCAGTTGTTTTAGCTACAGAATATGGCAGTACGGATGGTTAAGTTGGAGCCTTTTGTGGGCCTTTAGGTTTTTGTAGTCTGAATTGGATGGTGATTGTAATGTTTGTTTGATGGAGATTTTCAGAATTGTTTGTGTACTGATTTTTTCACGCCCCAATCAATCTAAAGGTGTTGGTTTTTCGAATTCAAATTGCCATgtaaagcaaaaaagaaaaagaaaaaagagagtaggATTCCAAGTGCAGCTGATAGCAGCCTCCCTGTCTAGTTTACAGAAATGTTTGTCAAATAAATGTCTGTTGGTGCATTCACTGTTTAGATGGGTTTGGATCATGCATCTGGTCATTCCATCACTGTTAGTATTTATTGCCATTTCTTGATTCAGTTAGGGGTAACCAAGCATCTTGAGGATCAAACTTTGTTACGCGAAGAGCTTTTCTCACTGGACTACCCAAAGGAGTAATAAACCTTGGAGACGGAGAGGCTAGTGGGGTTCTCgggcttttctttattttaggtTCCTCTGGCGGCCCAGACAAAGATGGGGAGTTATCTTGAGAGGTGGACAAAAAaactatagttattaaactagtTTTGTCTATTTAAAACCAATCAATTACAAGTCTAAGTTTTGTCTATTTAAATCTCAGCTAAGGTTCGTATCCGTCAAGCTGGACCGGGTTTATAACAATGCAAAAAACTTGTGGTGCATTGGTTTCCGGACTTGGCATTACGGGAGCTGCACTCATCTCAATCGCCCCACTCATCTTTAATAGTTTCTTTTTCTGGGAGTATCTATCAATCTATCTTTCTTTTGAAGCTTTCAACTGAAACCTCTTGAAGTGTGGGCTAATTATCTATGTTTGTTTGTGCCACCAGTGTTGGGAAATTTCAACACACATAAAATCTTGGTCCAGAAGGAGAGGAAGAAGATTCCTAGTGAGCTTGGAATGACGAGATGGAAAACGCAATCACttctaaatagaaaaagaaatcggTGCCGGCAATCTTGTTAGTCGTATGAACCAGCTGACGACAAAGTGAGTTCATAGAGAGCTTTAATAATAAATCCTACTAAGCTGGAGACTGATTTGTCATTCTATGGGAGGAGGAGCTACGAAGTATAGCAAGTCCTGCCGAAATGAAAAAGATCCATCAGGGAAAGCCCTCCTCCCATTAAAGTTGTGGGCAAtgagaaaattgaaagaaacaatGAAAGTTCTGTTCGAAAGTCAAAACTGCAGGTTGGTTGACAAATTTGGCTATCAGAGCGTACACAAATGAAACATAAAGATTGCGAAAGGTAGCTTGCTGCATCAATTTTACACCAACCCTGACTGAAGAAAAGGGCAGCTTAATTATGCAAGTTCTTATTTTAGTTTGACCCTGCAActacattttcttaatttattcatGTCTCACTAAGGGTTCTGTGTTTTACTTCTGTCTTGAAAATTTGTGTATCCTTTAATCTTGAGTACCCCTGAAGTTTCTTCCTCTGGACCGCTTTCCATTGCCCTCTTTAGCTATGCTTACAATTCCTGGATTACCCGTGATTGTTtaggatttattatttatataaaactttTAAGACATTACAagttttgataatttgataaaatgacagacttttcattcttttcattctctcttttcctagcttttcttttctctactgGAGTAAACATTAAACAGAACATTTGATTGGTCTGGTATACATAAACTTGAGTTTGTAAGAAGTTGTTCAAGGTGAGGGACTCTCATATGGCCATTTGAAGCTTAAACTTTTCGACAATACTACAAAGggtgtttctttttggtttttttaataatttctcaaGAATTGTATTGCATTGtgtatttgattgtttttttttggccaAAATTCATATACAGAAACGACAAGGTTCAATCAAGTCTTGGAATCTTAAGGAAACAAATCCCTCTAACACATTCAGGAAGGAGCGAAACCATCgggggaaaataaaaaacagagagagaacaGTTTGATCAATTAATCTACTTAGATTCAAGCTTTATTTCAACCTTTCTGCTATACAACTGGACTCGTGAACATAATTGTACAATTGAAAGGATGAAAATCCTCTAAAATTCGGATGTCATCAATGATACATAGTTACATAAAAATTTACACTGAAATCCCTCTAGCTATTGGGACAGTATATTCAGGAGGGAGACTCTAGCATGGATTAAATGCCTAAACAAGCTGTccaattcattttcaatttcttcaatactAGTATCCAGAATTCCCAGCCTTTTCTGAACAGAATGTATGTCCCTTGCCTCAAAATCTTTACCTGAGTTGGGCACCATTAAGCTTGCAAGAGCAGCATCCACAGTTTCCAATTCATTCAGGTTCTCCTGTTGGCCTTCGCATGTGACCACACCCTTGTGCACCAATTTTGAAACCAAGTACCATTTACTAGGCCTTGGCTTCAACATTGGCACAGAAAGGAATAACAAGAGTGACCTAAAGATCGAAACTGTGACCAGACTTGCTTCTCTAAGCACTCTAACAATTGCAGAAAGGAGATGATCACTTGCATTGAACAAAGGAGAGTCTCCGAAAATGTTATCTGCATGCTTCAATGATGCGAGAGATTTTGCTACTTCctttttcatcttctttctcGCACAAAAGTAAGCGTTGACATTGCTTTCAATGCTTAACTCTCCACCTGCTTTACTTCGCCGAAGGGCAGATTGAATATCCCGGATGCTTTCTTTCATCAAGACAGCAGCATCCCTTGTCTTGCCACATACATCCAAGTACCTCATCAAGTCATCCAGCATGTCGTTCATCAATTTCTCATTTCGATGTTGCAATAGAGCTTGTTGGGTCATTGGCAAGTTGAGAAGATCCTCAACGCATCTGTATATCTCTCCAAGGCTTGATAGGCGACCGAGAACTGTTTCTGCCTTCAATGAAGTTGGTACCTGCCAAGAACTAATCTTGTTCAATTCTTGTTCAAGTTTGGCTACACTAGGATGTGATCGAGCTGGAAAACTAACCGAACGAACATTGTAAGGAGGAGTAGATTTTGGAGAGAAAGCAGCCATGGTTACTATTTTTAACATGGAAAggtcaagttttttaaatagcttAACTGGTGATATGAATTATTAGGACTATTTATACTCAACAGAATTTACAAGAACAAGGCTCATGTGAGGACAGAGTGGGCTACTCTGTGGCATGGGGTTATGTTGTCACATCCTTGGCACCTAAAAATAAAGCAACAAAATCTGGTTGTTGTTATATGGGTACAGTGTATCTCACTGTTCTAAATT is drawn from Populus nigra chromosome 5, ddPopNigr1.1, whole genome shotgun sequence and contains these coding sequences:
- the LOC133693254 gene encoding uncharacterized protein LOC133693254, translating into MLKIVTMAAFSPKSTPPYNVRSVSFPARSHPSVAKLEQELNKISSWQVPTSLKAETVLGRLSSLGEIYRCVEDLLNLPMTQQALLQHRNEKLMNDMLDDLMRYLDVCGKTRDAAVLMKESIRDIQSALRRSKAGGELSIESNVNAYFCARKKMKKEVAKSLASLKHADNIFGDSPLFNASDHLLSAIVRVLREASLVTVSIFRSLLLFLSVPMLKPRPSKWYLVSKLVHKGVVTCEGQQENLNELETVDAALASLMVPNSGKDFEARDIHSVQKRLGILDTSIEEIENELDSLFRHLIHARVSLLNILSQ